In the genome of Caldisalinibacter kiritimatiensis, the window CGTGAAGGTGGAAGAACTGTAGGTGCTGGTGTTGTAACTGAAATCATTGAGTAATTTAAAAAAAGATATTAAAAGAAGGGACTTTCCCTTCTTTTAATATCTTGGCTTTATTAACAAAATGTAAAAAAATAATCTGAAAAAAATGTTATAAGGTCTTGAGTTTTACTTGGATATAAGTTAAAATATTAAAGTATGCTACTTACATGCAATGAGGCAAAAGGTTGCTGATGAGAATCAGGTAATTTTTGCTGAGTATGTCCCGTTTAAAATGGGGCGACTGGTATTGCCATTAAATTTTTTGGAACAATTCAACACACCCGGTTGAGTGTATTGGCAATCCCATGTCGTATGTTGTGTATGTATAAACATGCGATAGTAAAGGAGGGAATTTTGAAATGGCTAATAAAGCAAGTGGAAAGCAAAAAATAAGAATCAGACTAAAAGCATATGACCATGAATTATTAGATACATCAGCGCAAAAAATTGTAGAAACAGCTAAAAGAACAGGTGCTAATGTATCAGGACCAATACCATTACCAACTGAAAAACAAGTAATCACAATCTTAAGGGCAGTTCACAAGTATAAAGACTCTAGAGAGCAGTTCGAACAAAGAACTCATAAAAGATTAATCGACATTACTAATCCTACACCAAAAACAGTAGATTCTCTAATGAGATTAAATCTACCTGCTGGTGTTGACATTGAAATAAAATTATAGTAATTGATATTAAGTGGAGAAGTTGTTAATTTTACACACTCTGCTTAGTATGATTGCACTTTGGGTGTAATCCGCTGTAAGAAAACAGGAGGTGTATAAAATGAAAGGTATTTTAGGTAGAAAAGTTGGAATGACTCAAGTTTTCAAAGAGGATGGTACGGTTGTACCAGTGACAGTTATTGAGACAAAAGGAGTAACTGTTGTTCAAAAGAGAACTGAAGAAAAAGAGGGATATAACGCAATCCAAATTGGTTTTGAGGATGTTAAAGAAAAG includes:
- the rpsJ gene encoding 30S ribosomal protein S10 gives rise to the protein MANKASGKQKIRIRLKAYDHELLDTSAQKIVETAKRTGANVSGPIPLPTEKQVITILRAVHKYKDSREQFEQRTHKRLIDITNPTPKTVDSLMRLNLPAGVDIEIKL